The sequence below is a genomic window from Salvelinus fontinalis isolate EN_2023a chromosome 19, ASM2944872v1, whole genome shotgun sequence.
CGCTTAGTGACACACAAGTTGTTTACAAACACATAGTTACCGGGAATGACGTCAGAGAGCGGAACATCACCATAGGAATAGAAAACGGTCACTGATAGGCCTATACCGTAAAATCATGTATAGTGCGTTTTCCCAATTCAATTCAAggtgctttattgacatgggaaacatatgtcaacattgccaaaacaagtgaaTTAGATagtatacaaaagtgaaataaacaataaaaatgaagagtaaacattacactcacagaaattCCAAAAGAATAAgaatttctctctccctttccctatctatctctccctcctctctctctcccgcctcctcCGAGTCACCGCCCCGGCTGTGGGTAGGGGAGAGTTTAAAACCAGTCTTGAGACACCGGGCACTTTGTCAGAAGGACAGCGCTTTGCTTTAGCGGACTAGTAGCGGACAGGAGCACACAGAGTGCAAACACGTTGTTATTGGAAATACCCGCGGAGTTGACTTAATTATACTGGATACTTTTGAGATTTACAAGACAAGAAAAATGAAGTCTCCAAAGTTGAAGTCTCAAGGCAAATGTAAGTTAGACCATCTCATATGTTCTGTTGACTTCCACTGGACAATGCACTGAACACTGACCAGGCATGGCGTTATTGGACCTTTCAGAAAGGGAGTTATGTGAAGTTATGTGAAACCGTGCAAGTGTGGTTCTTATTCAACAGCTGTTACAATGTAACAATGTTTCAATTTAACATGTGTGTTACACATATTTCAATGACACAAAAACATAGACTGTCGATAGGTTGCATGTGATAGGATAAATTAATAGAGAGCTATTTATTTTATTAACTGAAATGAAGTAAAGAAAAATATATGTTGTATGAGAATGGTTGTGGGATAGACATGCCAGTCCAGTATAGTAACACATGCTTATTCCCTCCGTTATTTCAGGTAAATTCCTTGAGGAGGATGATCTGTCTGACGTGCTGTGTGAGTTCGACGCGGTGATCGAGGATTTCACTTCCCCGATGGAGAAGAGACACTTCCAGTACGACGAGCACCTGAAGACCGCGAAGAGACGGAGCAGTGCCAGCGTCAGTGACAGCGGCATCAGCGACTCAGAAAGTAAGTGAACcttgcacgcacagacacacacgaacacacacacacagttgtcccAATACCGAAAGACAGTGTAGCAATTGTGCTGGAATGCCTGCAACAGGGTTTGAACCAACGACCTTGCAGATACAAGGCCTGACAGAGACTACAATTACATAGCCTACAGGGCGGCAACAGTAGCAGTACAAACATTCTCAAGTAGTGACAGGACCTATCAGTAGCCTAGATATGTTGCTGTTTGCACTTCGAGGCTCACAATTCCCTTTACTCCATATAGTGCCAGACTGATTTGCCATTAGTGCTAGATTATACATTGTCATGTGTCCCACAAGTGCTCTACCCAGTCTGAAACTGGAAACCTTCAATTCCTCAGACAGACCATGCCTCGGTGGATGCCTCTGTCTCTGGAAATGCtttctctaaccctaaccatccTCACTCAGTGCAACTGAATGAGtggtgggtctctctctctctctctctctctctctctctctctctctctctctctctctctctctctctctctctctctctctctctctctctctctctctctatcagagtATCTGCCAGCCTCTCCTCATGTTCAGAATGCCTTCTCACTAACCTACATCCCAGACTGACAGTTGTGTTATTGTTGCCCACTCTGGGGTGCAGCTCTCTTTCAGCCATGCGTCCATCCATCAGTCCTTACACACAATAGCTCTCCCCTGCATAAGACAGGTCATTCTTCAATGGACTACCATGGAGAGGACAGGACCCACACAGGAATCCTAGACCTAACGTCTTTACACTCGTCTGTAGATAACATGTTCTGGTAACTCTTCACATTAGTTTCCTCTGAAAATCTGTGTGCAGTAGTTATGCTATAGTTATTCTGTAATTACTCAAGTAAAAACGTTAAATGAACCTATTATTACGTACTCTTTTAGTTATTACGAAAACGGATAAATGAAATAGTAACTCTCTCTGTGAATGCCAGGCCCCGGTCTTAAACATGCAAAACTGGACACGATCCTTCCGAACTCGTTCTGCAGACGTGGAGTTTGTAGAACACACTACAGCGCACCATGAAGTTATCCTTTCACATCTTCCCACAGAAATCCCAACCCACTCACATGTGGTTGGGAAATGAAATCAGTGTTCGCTTGGGGAGCGGGAGCATATTTCTGTCTATGTGTAACTGTGTGAGGTTATCACATTTGGGTTAGGGCCCGAGGcgtagcacagacacacacacacacaaacaccccgtATGGTAATGCACAGCTTGACGCATGGGAGACTTCATAGCTGCGTATGACAATGAAATCTAAGCGTGTATAGGCTATCACAGAGACATGGCTGGCTTGGAATATGGGGGCTTGTGTGCCAAATATGCAGCAGTAGCTCAATCTAAATCCAAGATCTCTGGACCTAGATcaaggttttgtgtgtgtgtgtgtgtgtgcgtgtgtgtgtgtgtgtgtgtgtgtgtgtgtgtgtgtgtgtgtgtgtgtgtgtgtgtgtgtgtgtgtgtgtgtgtgtgtgtgtgtgtgtgtgtgtgtgtgtgtgtgtgtgtgtgtgtgtgtgtgtgtgtgtgtgtgtgtgtgtgtgtgtgtgtgtgtacttgaatGTGGTGCTGAGAGGTGGAGGTCAGGGGTTACTCTAGGTATGTGCTGTACATCAGAGCCACTCTGTCAGGGTCCAGTGGAACTCTTgagtgaggagagaaagagagagacagagagagagaggagacaggagagagagagcgagagaaagatatTTTGAGGTTTGCGGGTTAAGCTgcttatgctgcagtagttagcCTCATACTCCTAGTCAGACCTGTCAAGAGTGTTAATACAAGGATTAAGTAGCAGACCAGCAGACCTCAATCTAAGCAGCAGTTGAGAAAGGAGTTCCATTAGCTTTGGATTGGAGACAGCACAGGGAACGGAATGCGTTTCTGTTGAAAATGACAATAGTAAAACAACTCGTTTTTGAGACGTCCATCCGCCGACAGTACCCACCCTGACTTTATAACATACTTTATAGTCGGACAAAACTGAGCTGTGTagaattgaaatgaattccacTAAACTGCCCATTTCTAAATTGTACGGAGGAGAAACAACTGTTCTCttactctctccttctcccaacacCATTCCTTTCCTGGATAAAAACAAACGGTGATACAGATCTGTATCCGGCTGAAATATCTACTGGCGGAATCAAAGTGTTCATTATGTCCCTTATGCAAATCACACAGTCAACGCTTTGACCACATAGAGCCTGACTTACCCAGTTTTACCACTGTGGGGGAATGCAGGAGGGAGaggggtaacgtgtgtgtgtgtgtactagacGTGGCAGAGTTAAATCAAGCACACACTATTTGTCACACAGGAGAAATATGTCCCTCTctgagttagggttagggctacatCTCAATAGTtaaagagagagctagagaaagagagctagagagagagagcccagctgTTAAACAGTGGTATTGTGTTTTGGCCCTGTTTGAGGGGCCCTCATTGACTTCCCACCACCCTCTACTCATGTCCCTGCTCTGACCCTTTCACACTAACCAGATGACTTTTGTCAACTTATGAGTTAGGGAACCCACAGTCAgtctgctagtgtgtgtgtgttgtgtgtgtgttgtgtgttgtgtgttgtgtgtgtgtgtgtgtgtgtgtgtgtgtgtgtgtgtgtgtgtgtgtgtgtgtgtgtgtgtgtgtgtgtgtgtgtgtgtgtgtgtgtgtgtgtgtgtgtgtgtgtgtgtgtgtgtgtgtgtgtgtgtgtgtgtgtgcaaaacaTATGGATGTGGCAATAGGCCCTACAGCTGCTTCGGGCATACAGAAAGGTGATCAGTCTTttaatctctccctttctctctcgctctctcccccttctccccctctcttcctctctttctctctctctcaggtgctGAGTCGCTCAACAGGAACAGCTTCAGTTTCAGTGATGAGAGACTGAACTCTCCCaatgtcttctctccctctcccacctccCCCCCACCTCTCACATCACCCAAAGGTGAGCCTcgacacacacacgtatgcacgcatacacactcgcacacacaaaaATGCAAGCGTGCACAAACACAACCGTCAGCATTCTCACCTTTACACACACACGTCATTCTGCCTACAACTTTTCTCTACTGTATGCAAAGTCTTGTCCCAGTTTGAcaacatttgccaaaa
It includes:
- the LOC129816142 gene encoding regulator of cell cycle RGCC-like — protein: MKSPKLKSQGKCKFLEEDDLSDVLCEFDAVIEDFTSPMEKRHFQYDEHLKTAKRRSSASVSDSGISDSESAESLNRNSFSFSDERLNSPNVFSPSPTSPPPLTSPKAKLGDTKELEDFIADLDKTLASM